The following nucleotide sequence is from Drosophila kikkawai strain 14028-0561.14 chromosome 2L, DkikHiC1v2, whole genome shotgun sequence.
CAATTATTCtctaaattacatttttcttatGTTCAATTcgtgttaaaaaaaaaaaaataaatacatacatgaaaatccaaaaataaggaacaaaaagaaattacacattttgaaattatgtttaacaaacgaaatattaatgtagtgtgtaaaaaaaaaaaaacagaaagacaaacaaaacataaaagtaaaacaagttttaagcaaaacaaaaaaaactttgaatatatacataaattgcaagtaaatagaATAAATGTCACTCactctttttatttaagttttgtaTTTGATCGATGATTGCTGGGATTGATAGTACATGCTAGAGCTCGGATGACCCAAAGACAGTCAGAACTCCAGCTAAAAATTTTGGGTGTGAAAAAAATGGTATAGCCCCTACCTTATCTTATTATTGATAAGCTATTTTCCCTCCGCGTCAGGGAAACCTTTCACCaatttttcccccttttgaTCTTAGtatgtattattaaaaaaatagtaataggGTTGACCTTAAGGATGCATTCCAAGAAATTCCGTTACGTATAGAAATTTGAACCCTTTTATGGGTGATATTTTTGGGAAGAtcgtctgattggcaagtaatggagtttttttctgaatttccCACGACACTTAGAAGGAAATTCCTGAGCAGTAGAGCAGAGACAGATTCACTACATTGTAAACACCAATCGCCCTGTTTACAAGACCAAAAGTCAGAGTGAACACACAAAACTGACCAGGAACAAAGTGGGTGAGgatgtattaaaatatattaagttaTTGTGTAGTTTTTGCGAATGCCATTTGAACTAACTATGAGTCCTAGATTAATTTTTCGTGCAGCTTTTGACATTATTGTCaaacttttttaaactttttaattcgCAAAATGCTGGAGCTCGTAATACTTTTCCTTTGCAGTTCGGTAAGCTTTTTCGTTGCGCAGCTGGAGAGGCCAACCACATTTTGGGATTACAAAAAAGCTGCCTCCCCAATCGTCATGGGCTTAATATCCGCTGAAATTATTTACCAAAACGTTTGTATCTCTGATTTATATTActctaataaattattaactttataGAAATAGCAAAAGAAAAGGAAGAcgggtataaaaattacttcGAATATAGAGATGACTTTATTTCGGCTGAGggcgtttaaattaaaaatgtattaaaatatttgaaagcaACGAATAAATACATATGATGATGTGATGACGCATGGGTACAAATTGCAAGGATTAAACAAACGCCTACAGCTACAGATTAGAATGAGTCCTATGAAATTGGAAACTATGCGCTCCGATCGATGATGACTACTTGGCTACACGTCGTCTTGTGGTTGGTGTGGTGGGTACTCCTCCGCCGCTGGGTGGTTTTGGGATCTATAAAGAGGATTTCAAATATAGAATCGAGCTTGGAAAGATCAAAGCCAAGCTTTTGCTCACAGAACGTATCGGTCTCGGTGTAAGGGAATTGGCAGGTGGCGGCTCGCGAGGCTGTGGTCCATCCGGATGTCCCACGACTGTAACGGCCACGGGTCTCTGCTCGGACCCAGCTCGTTCCATGCTCTCGCTGCGTGAATTAGAGCCGGAGCGCTTGAACATCCCGGAAAGCCGGCCACGCAGATCCTTTTTGCTCGACCTCATATCGCTGGCAACGCTGATGTCTGAATCAGATCCTTGAATCTAGAACAGGTATAgaatttggttttaaaaactGCACGCCAGAACTACTTTTTAGCCTTACTGATATTTCACTCTCGGAATTGCGACTGCTCTTGGTCAGGCTGCGCAGCTTGCCCATGATgccctttttctttttgcgaGGTCCCCGGGGTAAATCGCTCTGGGTGGATCCTCCCGATAGACGCGAATCGAGTCGTGAATCCAAGCTGGAGTCTCGGACCAGGCCGCCTAGCTCCGAGTCAATAGATTGCATTGAGGACACACTGCCATCGTCCTGGCGCCAAATGTTCTGTAAGATAGGTTTTTAAAGGAGTTATTATTTAATCAATCCGacttagaatatatatatatatatctcacCTGATCCCTCTGTATGGAGTGATCCAGTGAGAGGCTCTTTCGAATCAGGCTGCCATTATTGGACGAATTCCGGGAGACGCGATTCCCGCCGCGCTGTGAGCCCGCTGCACTGGCCACCGAGCTAGTGCTGCCGTGGTGATCGTTTTCCTGCGAGGCAGCTCGTCGCAAATTGCCGCGTCGAATCCGGCTCCGCTCCTGTTCGTCTTCGTTTAGCCTCTGGAACTTTCGCAACTCCTCGGACGCCTCAGCCAATCGCGCCAGGACATTGGTGATTTGTGAGCTGCTAAGCGTTGGCGAGGGCGATCGACTGCGCCGCACATCCGGCTGTTCTGGACGCAAGTTCTTATCGTATCCGGTGCCGCCTCGCGAGGATCCTCCGCTGCCCACCATTTTAAGGTCAGGAGCGATCTTCACTAGCTCGTCAACAGTTTGCAAAAGAGCCCCCACCTTTCGGTCGCCGCCATCCGCCTCCATGCGTCTCTTGATCAGTTCCTTTTCGTAGCGTTCACGCTGAAATGGGAAACGGATCAGTGAAAGTTATATCTCAATAATCACTCTGATCTTCTCACCTCGCGCCTTAACTTCTCGTTGGAGGTACGCAGTTTGGCATGGACATCGCGCAGCTCCAGCAGATCGCACTGAAGCTCGGCAATCTTTTTGCGTCCCTCCTCCATTTCCTCCTCGGTGGCGCGCTTGATTTGGTCCAACTTTCGCTTGGACTCCAGCCGCTCCTTGTCCCGCTCGCGTTCCACTTCAAAGAGGGTCTGGCGCAAATCTCGGGCCAGAGTGGAGGTCTCCTGCAGCAGACGCTGCTGATCCTCCCGCTCCTTCTGCCAGGACAACTCCAGCTTAGTCTTCATGCCCGGCAACTTGGTGCTGCCCGATCCGATGACCCGTTCCTCTTCGAACTCGTTCAGCTTCGATTGCATCTCGGAGATTTTGATCTCGTTGGCACTGCGCTCGGAGACAAGTTCGGTCTTGACCTTGCTGGACTCTAGCCGGGACTCGACCAGCTGATCCTCCAGATGACCAATCTGCAAATCGGGcgcaatttcattttaaatattcttcgGTATAGTCTTCAACTTTGTGGACTCACCTGCTGTTCCAAGTAGGCGATCTTGCTCTTGTCATCGTCATCGCTGCTGTGCATGGAACCACGACTTTGTCTGCCCGTGTTGTTGGCCTTCAGATCCCCGATCTTCTTCTGCGCCACTTCCAGCATCTGCTTGAAGGCGTCTCGATCTTTCTTGAAGCGTTCACATTGGCGCTATTGtacaatataatttttagaattagTTTTCTTGAGTAGTTTATTGATCCTGCATTACCTGCATTGAGTTCAGTTCTCCGCTGAGGTTCTTCACCTGCTGCTCGTACCGCAGTCGAGTGGTAGCCACCTCAGACTTCATTTGAAGCTCAGTGTTTTGTAATCTAAGTTGGGTAgattaatttgtaatataatAGAAGGAAAAAGCAGTAATGCAAAGTAAtgttaatattacaaaattatatctAAAGCTCGCTCCAAGGGCTCTAAATTTAAACACAATAACTTCTGTTACTTTGAAATATCTTATGAATACTTGGATATTTCCACTTACTGGTCCTTCAGATCCCTGATCTCAGCATCTCGTCTCGCTCCATGGCCATTCAACGATAGCTGGGCCTGCTCGATCCGGTTGTAATCGCTCAATTTGCCATTGAGATCGTCGTTATCCTTACGGAGCTGGAATACCAGGTCGATGTTCATCTCGTTCTCTCGGCGCAGCCGCTCATACTCGTGCTCCTTCTCCGACAGCTTGTTCTTGAGAACCGTGCGCTCGTACTCGCCGCCATTGCCATTGGAGGTCTTGAGGGCTTTGGCCTGCAGGTCGGCGATCTTCTTTTGAGCTTCATTCAACTTGCGAGCCATGTCGGTGCGCTCGATTCGGATGGTGTCCATCTCGGAGATCTTCTGCCTGTTGGCGTTCAGCTCGGCCTGAAGGCTCTGCTTCTCGGTGGTGAGTTGGGCCCGCATCAGGATAGTTTCCTCGGAGAGTTTCTCCCACAGGTTGTTGAGGTCCTCGTAGCGCTTTTGCTCCGAGCTTAGCGAGGACTGGACCTCCTCCACTTGCTTCTTGAGATCCTGCACTTGCTTGCTATCTGACTTGCTGGCCTTGGCCTTGAGATCCTTGATCTCCTTTTCCAAGCTCGATTTGTTCTTCTCGGCTGTCTTCTTGGCACTGAGTAGATCCGCGTCCAGTTGGGTGATCTTGGCCTCCAGCTTCTCCTTTTCCTTGCCTTGCTTTTCCAAGTCCTTCTCCAGGCCCGATAGCCTCTCCTTCTCCCGCTTGCTCTGCGTCTCCAAACTGGACTTGTTCACCTCAGTCTGCTTCAGTTGAACGTCCTGCTTTTTGAGCTTCTCCTCCAAATCCTTGAGCTTCGAGTTAAGTTTCTTGGCATCCTCATCGCTGCGCTTGAGCTTCTGTTCCAGCTCGTTGACCTTGCTGCTGGTGCCATTGAGAAGCTTCAATCGCTGGACGTCGCCCTCGGCCAGGGTCAGCTTCTGTTTATATTTCTGCACCTCTTCCTCAAGACTCCCCTTGGCTGTTTGTAGGGCCTTGAGCTGATCAGTTCCACTGGAGCTGAGCATTACCCGCATCTCGCTGATCTCGTCCTCCAACTCCTCCACCCATTTCTTAAGATGGCTCTTGGGCGTCAGATCGTTGACCCTTTTGGCAGTGCGAGCTGGCAGCTTGGCATCCGCTTCCAACTGCATCCGCTTCAGCCGAGCAGTCAGCTCATCCCTTTCCCGCTGGGCCACTGCCAGAGATTCCTTCATCTTTGCATCCACCTCGCCGTTCTTTTCGCTGGCCTTGCGCAGAGCCAGGAGCCGCTTATTCTCCTTGGCCAACTTGTCGTTTTCGGTTTCCAGTGTGCTCAATCTGCTGAGTTGGTCCTTGAGAGACTCAGCCgcctgctccttctcctgcaGCGTCTTTCGCAGCAGGCTCAGCTCCTCGTTGAGGGTCTTCAGTTTCTTTTCGGCCGCACTCGGAGACGTTCCGAAGCTGAGAAGAGAGCTCTTGCTGCCACTGGAACTGGAATTGTCCTGCCGCAGCTTGGTTTGAAGCTCACGCACATACTTCTTGGACTCGGCATTCTCCTTCTCCAGATCCTCCACCTTGAGGCGCAGTATGGAGGCCTCCTGCTCGTTCAGCTCCAGCAGAATTCTCAGCTCGGCAGGGTCATCCTCGTCGGAGATTCCCTCGTCGCGATCGGCCTGGACCTCGGGAGCGAGGCGATGAGGATGCGGGGTGGGGCTGAGCTTACGACCTAGGAAAACGATACAACAAATAATTTGCAGTTATCACAGGTGCCAcagaaatcattaaaattctgcCCAAATGATGcagttttagatttatttattataaatccGAAGTTTAGGTAGCACTTCTGGTTAGTTTAGTTAATTACCAACTAAATGAGGATATTTTGGATACTACGGGTTGTTTCAATTAGTCACCATTGTTAATCCAAATGAGCAGCCTcaaaaaaatggcaaattaCTGATTCATTTCTTTCATTAATAAGCGCATGGAAAATAACGTTAGTTGGTTAAGAGAATACATTGTCCTCAGTTAATGAAGAGAAGAACAGTGAGTAACTCTAGTTCATAGGAAGTTCCTGTGACCTCAGCTTAAATGAATGATGATTAAAATCCACGGTTTCcacttgtatttatttaattctttacTTAACTAACTCGGATGTTGTTtaatcctttttaaaattattattaaaccgTGGACTTATCATTTATATGAAATACGTTGTCTACGAACTAGGGTTAAGAGTACTTATTAAGTGCCGTTTTATTCGTACTTCTTGAGCGCGTTGCCATTTTTTTCAACTGCATCATCAACGACTCATTTTCATCCTCGAAACGAGTCACCTTTTTCCTCAAGTGTTCAGCCtgaaacacacaaaaacttGATATATTACAACTGAGATTAAGGACGCGCAAAAGGCAATAGTAAAGTTTAAAGATCGTGTTCGAGGATAAAAATAGTATTGCTACGTTTCGAACAAATACTGGTTCTACGAGTGATTGCTACACAGAAAGAATGCACAGATCCTCGACGATTGAGGTTCTTGGTACCTGCTCCACTCAGAAGGACATGCGAAATGGCGCTGGGAAAGAGTAGGGAGCGATTGGATTGACCAACTCTCGAGtgcgacgatgatgatgatgatgggaaAAGCCCCATAAATGGCGACGGCGTAATCTCTCGTTCTAGATCAGTTTGGGTGACACCCTCTTTTGTGGCCACCCAGTTCTCCATACTGGTGGACACATCACTCTGTACCAAGGCCTCGGTCTGAGTGCCTCGAGGGAAAGCCACCAATTCAGATTGCATTTCGTGAAAGGTCTGAGTGCCACAACTGAATCTAACCCGCTTTCGCTCTCGATCCCGATCCCTGAGTCGCTGAAGCTTCGTGTAAAATGcgttatattaaataataaatcgcGTTGGTATTCTGCGTAAGGCATCCTTTACCTCCTCTTCGGCGAATTTTAATTGGTCCTTTAGGTCCGTCTCCCGCTCAATGGAGTCCTGTAGCTCGCGCTGCAAGTGCTGCGGATCTTCCTGTGAGCCTCCACGCGTGAGGGACTCTCTGGTGATCTTGGCATCCGCCGATGTCGACTTGCCCAGAACACCTAGCATGGGCGCCTTCTTCTTCCCAGGGTTTCGCAACTCTTCGGCCTCGGTCTgggtaaaaaataattataagagaATATTATAAGGATGAAAAACTGAAACATACCTGCAGCTTCCTGGTGAGCTCACTAGAGAAtcgcagctcctcctccaatTTTTTGACCTTCGCACTCAGTTCGGCGTTGAAGGAGCTCTGGCGCTCCTGCTCCAGCGTCTCAATCTTGCGGTCGCTCTTCTTTAGCTTGAAGCTGAGGATGCGACAGTTCTTGGTGGCCTTCTCAAGTTCCTTCTGCAGGCTGGTCTTTGCCTTCACCTCGTCATCGCGGAACGTGTCCTGCACCTCGTCCATCTCGGCTTGCAGATTGAGTATCTCCCGCTTGGCAGACTGGTTCTCCTCCATCAGCTCCTCGCAAATCTGCTCGGCGGCCTGCAGCTTCCGCCTGAGCTCGGACTCGCTGCCCTTGCTCTCCAGCTCCTTCATCCGAAGGTTCAGCTTGCGCTTGTCATCGCTGACTCGGTCCAGCTGCTCCTTCATTTCGTTTAGCTTCTGCTGGAGATTTAGGGCCTCAGATGCAGCTGTCCGATTGGTGCTGGTATCCATGGAGGCCAGACGCCGCAGCAGGATATCGCTTTTGTCGCGCTCCGCTCTCTCTGCCCGTACCTTCATCGTCTCCAACTCCGTTCGCAGCAATTTCATTTGCTCCTGCATGGCCTGGGCATCCTGGGACTTGGCCGGCGTGCTGGGAGTGGTTGTGTGGTTGGAGGAGGTGTGGGATGATGATGCAGCGGGTACGGTTTGTCTTTTAATTTCCTTGCTGGCCACGGCAACATCCGCTTCCTTGCGACGCACCGAACTGGAACTTGAAGATGCAGCTACCTTCACTTCACTAGAGACGGATGTTGTGGTCTTCAGGTTGCTGGTTCCACTGCTGCTGGACGCCGTTGTTGTCGTGGCCGCAGCCACCGCCACTTTTTTTGGTGGCAGCGCGGCGCGTTTCAGCTCAGCTTGTGGAGTCTGATTCAACGAAGTTCCCGACTTACTGCGCTCAGGTCGATCAGGAACTGCTGGCGCAGTGGATGCAGTGGACTCGGTTTCCCTGAAAAGAGATATGTCGTTGTTGTGTTATTGACTTTactaaaataatgaaatagttAATCCAATATTActtcttttaatatatttttttaatatatcctttatttttaacaatttctattaaaaatacagTATATAATTTATCTTTTACTCACTCATCTCTCCGCGGAACGGATCGCTCGCGACTGTTTTCTCGGGAGTTCAGACTGCGTTGCTTCTTGAGGAGATTCATTTTTCGGACACGCTCGGCTAGACTGTCTGTCGACAGGATGACTAACTCATCTGGAATACTTGAAGTTTTACTGGGCGAGGATGTGACACGGGTTGACGGTGTAAGAGCGTGTTCCACCTGTGAAGGATCAATGAAATAGTTTGAAATTCAACGGTTGTaaggtttctttttattaaatttaacgtATTAAGTAGgagtataaattattaaaaatattcgtTTGAGTAACCGTTAACTTTTTAGCTAGTAACGTTGACCTATTTACCCACCTCCTTAATGTCCAAGGCAGTTGTGTGACGCCGCGGCGGCACCGGCAGCTTGACAGTGACGGCCACATTGTTATCCTCGGCAACGGTTGCTCGGCTAGGGACCGCTGGCTGCGGACGGCGCCCGGCATCGTCCGGCTCGTCAATGTCCGGCGTAGAGGCCCAGGACTGCGGACGCTTCCTCAGCTCTACATTGAAGTGGACAACTGGGTTCAGTAAGGGCATCAGGTGCCAGGACATGCAGGTGCATTGCAAGTTGCAGGTTGCAATTAGCGTTGAAGTAcagtacacacacatacacggaCGTCGTGGTGCGACAGTGAAACAAACGAGCGAGAGCCAGAGGCACAGTACAGATCACGCGTTACATTGGCAGCAGTTAACATTATAACGGTTCATTTAATGCAGAGATTAGTGTgaagatagagagagagacagacagagaTGGCACAGTAGTTTTGGGTTGGTTTTGTGCAAGCGCAgagtgagagtgagagagatATGTAGACAAACACATTGattaataattgtattattataattttttttttttttttcaacttaCATAAAACAATAATCTTTGCCTAACGATTTCTCAATGTTTAAAAAGCGTTTCATATcccaattaaattttttttatgatcaTATATGTTTAGTTCTTATAATTtagaatctaaaaaaaatattctgtACAAAAATAACCATTGAAGTTAAATCAatacctttaaaaaaatatatttatatcccttgaattaaaaaatattttattatagaaacaattatattatttacgaTCGCAAATCAGATGGAAATAACGGATTGTCActgaatattttaaacacacattccatttgcctgctcattgagaaaccgttaccaaattaatattttaataaataatcatATTAATAGAGGTTATAAAAGAGACTACtgattataatttataacacAAACATGATGAAAAACAAGTTCATAAATTAATCTAAATACCtaacaaatatttactaaGGCTAAGATTAAGCTTTCATTGAGGTTTGAGTTTCTAACCCATGGTATGCACTCAAGACATAAAAATGGAGTGTTTGATTTAgttttaagcttttaataagtaaacaaatttaaataataacacgaaAGAATGGATACCATCGGTTGCCGATGCTGGTATACCCTTGTAGatacattatattataaaccTTATTCCAAATGTCTTTTAAAGTATAACAAAGAAGTGCTCGGAAGTGCTTCTCCAACTATTAAACAGACAGACGATAGATAGaccaattttttataataataaagaatatacATTTTCTATCCATTTACTTTAACTGAAAATATTGTCTTACTACAAGGGTTggaactaaatttaaaaacttgttTGGTTTAAGTCTGTTAGGAATCACACCTATATCATTGCCGTTGGTTATATTCGCGCTGGTAAGATTTTGCGTTGAAGTCCACGTCCGGGAAGTGGGTCTAAAGGAGAGAGTTTCATTGGTGATCAGATATCCAGGGAGTGGTATTTGCTCATCACTCACCGCGAACTCTGGGCATCGGATAGATTGGGCGAGGAGGCGGCCACCTCTTCGCCCGCCCTCCGGGCTCCATGCTCCTTGTAATCCCGGAAACAGCGCTTACATCGCGTTGGATACCGAGTCTGTGGATGAAAGCCGAGGGGGCAGAGCTGATCGCCTTTCAGCGATGGATATAGATGATGCATCTGTTCTCGTACAACTTAGCAGCTTTTCGTTTTCTAAAACCGTTAATTCAGATATTATTGTCAACCAGatagaaattaatataattaaaataattcttagCAAAAAGACTTCAAgtgaatttttttcaataagaTACCAAATGGTCATTTAAGAGTTTTGTgtggttttttatttgataGTTATATCTATTATTTGCACGAACAACATTCCCAATTGACCGGTTCTGTACAAAACATTGGAATTTCTGGCATTAATCCAAATCAACAAAAGAATGTTGTACACTTGTACATACATGTGCTCATCAAATAGTAGAATTTAGTTTGCCAGCAAAGTGTATTTCTTATCTTTTACTTGGTCATTACTTTTAAGTTTCTAGATTGCTTGAACgcttgaattatttataaattacaatGTAGCACAGCTTGATGTAGATCAATGCCTTTgattacaacaaaaacatttgTAAGCTCTCTAATATTaggaatataatataataaatttattattttattatttatttttattattttattttttttttagggagCTGTCGAGACAAGGATCCGGCCCTTAAAATAGTATATTTagtaaattgtataaattattatatatgatatagataTGTTTAGATGTTAAGCCGAAGACTAACAGAAAGAAACTGACTAAAGAAACAATTTCCCAAagtgaaaacaagaaagaaagctaactttggccagccaaagtttgtataccgttgcaggtaacaattaaaatatatcataactaagccaaaaataaattaatttcgattcggaaagcagttttgttagtttttattaatttaaaaaaactgcataccaaatttaatattttaagaaatcaaaatttttggccatttttgcaaattttaatgaagtaaccctttatcaaatttcgcaaaaatgtcaaaaaaatcgatttcttccttacatatctagaaagattcccctgttgatgctgatcaagaatatatatggtttatggggtcggaaatgattccttgacttagaaaaatattattttgtattataaaatcggattttttatattaaaaaacttcttgatttttttttaaattaaaaatatcataactcggccaaaagatcattaattttaaatcggaaaactgttctgtgcaaaattttctacagttaataaatctgcatacttcatttaaaaattttgaaaattcaattttttatcaaaatcaaaaattttaatgatgtaaccccttataaaattttgcaaaaatggccaaaaaatcgatttcttccggacatgtctaaaAAGATTCCTCttgtgatgctgatcaagaatatatatatcgatttcttccggacatgtctagaaagattcctcttgtaatgctgatcaagaatatatatactttatagggtcggaaacgtctccttcactgcgttgcaaacttctgactgaaattataataccctgcaagggtataaaaatgatgAATTAATCAAATAAACTTTTGACCATATTTCACCGGCTTTCTATGCAATTAGTACAATGCTTTTGCTCACAAAGAGTAAACTTCCGAAaagcaattgtaaatataaacaataacaaatatgtatcccatatattttaagagccatctcaaaagagagagaaaaatgcAGGCGATCATCATCGCAGGTGGAAGCTGCGCAGGCAGCCTGCGCATGTTTTtagcaaaaatattaattgagaCCAAGGCAATGCCCGAAGAGAGTGGTAAGGGAGAGCTTTTTTTATCGCCACCTCTTAACTTTCTTTGGCTCGCTCTTTTTTCGATGCTGCATATCCCTAGTgcgtttataaataattatcacCGTTTTAACCTATTTTCATCCGTGCCGTTccgattttattttatttttttttttcggcgcGGTACTCACTTGCAAAATGTGCGACTTAATTTAGAACGCCCAGCGACAACTCACACAAAATACTTCCGCATTTAGAATAATTAGCGGCTGGACGACTGGGAATTGGACCAGGACCAGGccagcatccgcatccgctCTTTCTCCAAAGGCACGACGATCCGCTGTGGACACTGTGAGAGTGATACGATGTGGATGTGGCCGCGAGGCGTGCGGAATTTTTCGTTTACCACAGCGATTTCAGCTGGGCTGTTGCGTAACCCGTCCGGATTGGCGTTTCCTGTGCCTTGCAATTACGGCTGATTTCGCGATCCTAAATCCTTATTATCCTTTGATCACTTTGGTCGGCAAATCCCCGCTCACCTTTTGCTCGCTGTGTCAATTTTGGAATATTCACACTTAATTCACAACATTTACGGCCAAAAAATTAGCTGTGTTTTATAAATAGCATTGTGTTCTTTTTCCTTCTGAATGGCAGCGCACTTCACATACACAAATCATCCCAGCGGACTTCAAATGCAAGACGttttcgaaatatatatatacgtcgATGGATCAATCGCTCTCTCGGTGGGATTaccaaatattatttgtttacaataatttcaattgtttccaaattgaatttttgacTTGAATCACTGGCACGCACACAGGCCCgagcatacatatgtatatttatatatctttaataTAACCGCCGATCGTCGAGCTCTCGAAATACCTATACGGCGGATAGCTGCATCTCTTTCGCGCTGCCATGCGACCACGGCGCAGATTCTGGGCACTGTTTTTGGCTTGCGAACGCGTTGAAAATCGACGagaaactaaatttaaatcatttcGAAAAGCTTAAACTAACCGCCGGAGCCAATTGTATTATTGTACGAGATATTGCcactctttttttgtttaagagATTTTTACAAAAGAGAATCGAATCGGCGGAGGAAAACTCGACCATTTTCGAAAATGTTTTCGAAGTTTCGTTAACTCAACAGACTGGAGAACCAATTCAGTATTTATCCTGTGAAAGTTTTAGGAAGAAAACTCAGGAAAATCAGAA
It contains:
- the LOC108075899 gene encoding trichohyalin isoform X4, which gives rise to MHHLYPSLKGDQLCPLGFHPQTRYPTRCKRCFRDYKEHGARRAGEEVAASSPNLSDAQSSRPTSRTWTSTQNLTSANITNGNDIELRKRPQSWASTPDIDEPDDAGRRPQPAVPSRATVAEDNNVAVTVKLPVPPRRHTTALDIKEVEHALTPSTRVTSSPSKTSSIPDELVILSTDSLAERVRKMNLLKKQRSLNSRENSRERSVPRRDEETESTASTAPAVPDRPERSKSGTSLNQTPQAELKRAALPPKKVAVAAATTTTASSSSGTSNLKTTTSVSSEVKVAASSSSSSVRRKEADVAVASKEIKRQTVPAASSSHTSSNHTTTPSTPAKSQDAQAMQEQMKLLRTELETMKVRAERAERDKSDILLRRLASMDTSTNRTAASEALNLQQKLNEMKEQLDRVSDDKRKLNLRMKELESKGSESELRRKLQAAEQICEELMEENQSAKREILNLQAEMDEVQDTFRDDEVKAKTSLQKELEKATKNCRILSFKLKKSDRKIETLEQERQSSFNAELSAKVKKLEEELRFSSELTRKLQTEAEELRNPGKKKAPMLGVLGKSTSADAKITRESLTRGGSQEDPQHLQRELQDSIERETDLKDQLKFAEEEAEHLRKKVTRFEDENESLMMQLKKMATRSRSRKLSPTPHPHRLAPEVQADRDEGISDEDDPAELRILLELNEQEASILRLKVEDLEKENAESKKYVRELQTKLRQDNSSSSGSKSSLLSFGTSPSAAEKKLKTLNEELSLLRKTLQEKEQAAESLKDQLSRLSTLETENDKLAKENKRLLALRKASEKNGEVDAKMKESLAVAQRERDELTARLKRMQLEADAKLPARTAKRVNDLTPKSHLKKWVEELEDEISEMRVMLSSSGTDQLKALQTAKGSLEEEVQKYKQKLTLAEGDVQRLKLLNGTSSKVNELEQKLKRSDEDAKKLNSKLKDLEEKLKKQDVQLKQTEVNKSSLETQSKREKERLSGLEKDLEKQGKEKEKLEAKITQLDADLLSAKKTAEKNKSSLEKEIKDLKAKASKSDSKQVQDLKKQVEEVQSSLSSEQKRYEDLNNLWEKLSEETILMRAQLTTEKQSLQAELNANRQKISEMDTIRIERTDMARKLNEAQKKIADLQAKALKTSNGNGGEYERTVLKNKLSEKEHEYERLRRENEMNIDLVFQLRKDNDDLNGKLSDYNRIEQAQLSLNGHGARRDAEIRDLKDQLQNTELQMKSEVATTRLRYEQQVKNLSGELNSMQRQCERFKKDRDAFKQMLEVAQKKIGDLKANNTGRQSRGSMHSSDDDDKSKIAYLEQQIGHLEDQLVESRLESSKVKTELVSERSANEIKISEMQSKLNEFEEERVIGSGSTKLPGMKTKLELSWQKEREDQQRLLQETSTLARDLRQTLFEVERERDKERLESKRKLDQIKRATEEEMEEGRKKIAELQCDLLELRDVHAKLRTSNEKLRRERERYEKELIKRRMEADGGDRKVGALLQTVDELVKIAPDLKMVGSGGSSRGGTGYDKNLRPEQPDVRRSRSPSPTLSSSQITNVLARLAEASEELRKFQRLNEDEQERSRIRRGNLRRAASQENDHHGSTSSVASAAGSQRGGNRVSRNSSNNGSLIRKSLSLDHSIQRDQNIWRQDDGSVSSMQSIDSELGGLVRDSSLDSRLDSRLSGGSTQSDLPRGPRKKKKGIMGKLRSLTKSSRNSESEISIQGSDSDISVASDMRSSKKDLRGRLSGMFKRSGSNSRSESMERAGSEQRPVAVTVVGHPDGPQPREPPPANSLTPRPIRSIPKPPSGGGVPTTPTTRRRVAK